Genomic window (Methanoculleus thermophilus):
GGCGGGCAGTCCCTCGCCCCGGTGTGTCGGGATGAACCGTCCCGGCCCCGGGGCGGCGGTGAGAAGGTCCTCAAGTGTGCCGGGCTCGGGCCGGCCGATGCCGTTTGCGTCCGAGACCCCCACACCCGACCCGATGAGGGCGTAGCGCGGCCCGAGGATCGCATCGAGGTGCGCTCCCGCCGGGGACCACCTCCAGAGGTTGGCGCCCCATCGCCACTCCGCCTTCCCTCGCCGGAGGTGCTCGTTATGCGCGAAGGCGAGCACCTTTCCTTCCCGGCCGCGTTCGCGGGAGAGGATGTAGGCGAGGTTCTCCGCCATCATCGCGTCGCGCATCCCTAGAAGCCTTGAGACCCGGTCGTCCGACGTATCGGCGAGCCCGGCGTGGTAGGAAAGCAGCCACCGTGCGGACGCCGCATAGTGCATCACCTCCCGGAAGCGGTCGCTTCCGGCGAGCGCCACGAGATCGGGGCGGCGTCTCTGGAGGTCCGCGATGAGGTCTTCGGTTGCGACCCGGAGCTCCTTCGCTGCCAAAGATCGGCCGATCGACTTTGTCGGGTCAAAGACCGTCGCGGGGTCTTCCCAGTCGGCATCCCGGCCGATGAGAGGCTCGATCCGATCGCGGAATGCTCTGCCTGCGGCGCTATCGACCGAGGTCAGGTAATCGAGGACGAACTCCAGGAGCTGGCGCGGGCTATCGCTGCCGCCGAACTCGGTCGGCGTATCAAAGCCGTAGAACCGGAGTTTCGTACGGTGGGCTGGATCGGCGTTGTAGGCCCGCATCCACTCGACGAGGTCCCGGTTCGCGTCGAGCCGGCCGAAGCCGTGGCTGAACCCCTCTTCCATTACATCCTCATAGGATGCCGGGCCGCGGCCGGCCACGTAGTCGTCCACCAGCCGCCCCCGGGGGAAGCTGCTCTCGACGGCGATGGCGGTATACCCGTGCGCCTCCACGAGCCGCATAAAGAGCCGGTTGCGGAGGACGAGGAGGTCCACGGAGCCGCCGAGCGCGGCCATCATCCTATCGACGGCGGCATTGAAGGAGTCTGACGGATCAAGGGAGAACGGGGCCGCTTCGCGGGCGATCCAGTCGGTGAGGGTTGCGTGGGTCGGGTACGGCATGGGGGTGCTCCTCCGGTGGGGTTTCGTGTTGCTATGAGCGTGGGTGGTGGGGGTATTTTTAGGTTGGTGGGTGGGGATGGTGCTTTGGGCCGGGGCCGTGTCGTTGGTGATCGGCACCTTTCGTTCTTGGGTTCTCCTCCCGGGAGAGGTGTTCAGGGGCGACCTTCTGTTCACAATAACGCTGTTAACACTGTAAACCGAGATGAGACCCATGCACGGATTCCCACTGGGCATCGCGTCTGGGGGGAGGGGGCAAGCCCCCTCGCACCTACCGGTGCTCGAGCTCCGGTCCTGCGGAACGTCGCAACTCGCACCTACCGGTGCTCGAGCTCCGGTCCTGCGGAACGTCGCAACTCGCACCTACCGGTGCTCGAGCTCCGGTCCTGCGGAACGTCGCAACTCGCACCTACCGGTGCTCGAACTCAGGGCGTTCCGCCCTTCGTTCCTCGAAACTCTTCGAGTTTCTCAAGCTCCTGACCTCCGGTCAGTCGCACTCCCCGTCAGCCC
Coding sequences:
- a CDS encoding erythromycin esterase family protein yields the protein MPYPTHATLTDWIAREAAPFSLDPSDSFNAAVDRMMAALGGSVDLLVLRNRLFMRLVEAHGYTAIAVESSFPRGRLVDDYVAGRGPASYEDVMEEGFSHGFGRLDANRDLVEWMRAYNADPAHRTKLRFYGFDTPTEFGGSDSPRQLLEFVLDYLTSVDSAAGRAFRDRIEPLIGRDADWEDPATVFDPTKSIGRSLAAKELRVATEDLIADLQRRRPDLVALAGSDRFREVMHYAASARWLLSYHAGLADTSDDRVSRLLGMRDAMMAENLAYILSRERGREGKVLAFAHNEHLRRGKAEWRWGANLWRWSPAGAHLDAILGPRYALIGSGVGVSDANGIGRPEPGTLEDLLTAAPGPGRFIPTHRGEGLPAGAVATLPTRSGSKKNPGYFPLTPQSLVEFDWLAVLDSTGYARGGPPLPEYNTT